Proteins co-encoded in one Leptospira hartskeerlii genomic window:
- the glyA gene encoding serine hydroxymethyltransferase: protein MKYLPQQDPEVFKALQAEDQRQEQNLEMIASENFVSRPVLEAYTSTLTNKYAEGYPGKRYYNGCVNADAVESLAIERAKKIFKAEYANVQPHSGAQANMAVFLATMEPGDSFLGMNLAHGGHLTHGSPVNISGKYYKPIPYGVDPKTETIDYDALASLAKEHKPKLIVAGASAYSRTIDFDKFAEIAKSVGAKLMADIAHISGLVATGYHPSPIDSFDYVTTTTHKTLRGPRGGLILSKLENEKVLNSRVFPGIQGGPLMHVIAAKAVAFGEALTPDYKKYIETVLANAKVLAEVFVKRGFRVVSGGTDNHLVLLDVSVKGLTGAKAADGLDEVGVTVNKNAIPFDKNPPAVASGIRLGTPALTTRGLKPSDIEKVGNLICDFLDNPDDEKTKEKVKAGVKEITQQFPMTNFRLD, encoded by the coding sequence ATGAAATACCTTCCCCAACAAGACCCCGAAGTTTTTAAAGCCTTACAAGCGGAAGACCAAAGACAGGAACAAAACCTGGAAATGATCGCTTCCGAAAACTTCGTGTCCAGACCAGTTCTGGAGGCTTATACTTCCACGCTTACCAATAAATATGCGGAAGGATATCCTGGAAAAAGATATTATAATGGATGCGTGAACGCAGACGCCGTGGAGTCTCTGGCGATCGAAAGAGCCAAAAAGATCTTCAAAGCAGAATATGCAAACGTTCAGCCTCACTCCGGGGCGCAGGCAAATATGGCTGTGTTCTTAGCTACTATGGAACCGGGAGATTCTTTTTTAGGAATGAACCTGGCCCATGGAGGACATTTGACCCACGGTTCTCCTGTAAACATCAGCGGAAAATATTACAAACCGATCCCTTACGGTGTGGATCCTAAAACGGAAACAATCGATTATGATGCTCTTGCTTCTCTCGCAAAAGAACATAAGCCTAAATTGATTGTTGCAGGTGCTTCTGCATATTCCAGAACGATCGATTTTGATAAGTTTGCAGAGATCGCAAAATCCGTGGGCGCAAAACTGATGGCGGATATCGCGCATATCTCCGGGTTAGTTGCTACAGGATATCATCCTTCTCCGATCGATAGTTTTGATTATGTTACTACTACTACTCACAAAACTCTAAGAGGACCAAGAGGTGGATTAATTCTTTCTAAATTAGAAAACGAGAAAGTATTAAACTCTAGAGTGTTTCCTGGTATTCAAGGCGGACCTCTGATGCACGTAATCGCTGCAAAAGCGGTAGCATTCGGAGAAGCTTTAACTCCCGATTATAAAAAGTATATCGAAACAGTACTCGCAAACGCGAAAGTTTTGGCAGAGGTTTTTGTAAAAAGAGGATTCAGAGTAGTGAGTGGTGGAACGGACAACCATCTGGTTTTACTGGACGTTTCCGTAAAAGGTCTGACTGGTGCAAAAGCGGCGGATGGACTGGACGAAGTTGGAGTTACAGTAAACAAAAACGCCATCCCATTCGACAAAAACCCTCCTGCGGTTGCTTCCGGAATTCGTTTAGGAACTCCTGCACTTACTACAAGGGGACTCAAACCTTCCGATATAGAAAAAGTAGGAAATTTGATCTGCGATTTCTTGGACAATCCGGACGACGAAAAGACCAAGGAAAAAGTCAAGGCTGGGGTGAAAGAAATCACCCAACAATTTCCGATGACCAATTTCAGATTGGATTAA